A genomic region of Xanthomonas campestris pv. phormiicola contains the following coding sequences:
- a CDS encoding SDR family oxidoreductase produces MDLGIAGKWALVCAASKGLGLGCARALAAEGVNVVIVARGQARLDAAAAGLRALPGAGEVIAVAADIATEAGRSAALAACPQVDILVNNAGGPPPGDFRDWEREDWLRALDANMLAPIALIRATVDAMQARGFGRIVNITSAAVKAPIDSLGLSNGARAGLTGFVAGLARRTVAHNVTLNNLLPGQFDTDRLRGNFAHAAQRSGTDVDTVAAQKRQQIPAGRFGTAEEFGAACAFLCSAQAGYVSGQNLLLDGGAYPGTF; encoded by the coding sequence ATGGATCTTGGTATCGCCGGCAAATGGGCGCTGGTCTGCGCCGCAAGCAAGGGCCTGGGCCTGGGATGCGCGCGGGCGCTGGCCGCCGAAGGCGTCAATGTGGTGATCGTGGCGCGCGGCCAGGCCCGGCTGGATGCGGCAGCCGCCGGCCTGCGCGCGCTGCCCGGTGCCGGCGAGGTGATCGCGGTCGCCGCCGACATCGCCACCGAGGCCGGCCGCAGCGCCGCACTGGCGGCGTGCCCGCAGGTCGACATCCTGGTCAACAACGCCGGCGGCCCGCCGCCCGGCGATTTCCGCGACTGGGAGCGCGAGGACTGGCTGCGCGCGCTGGACGCCAACATGCTGGCGCCGATCGCGCTGATCCGTGCCACCGTCGATGCGATGCAGGCGCGTGGCTTCGGCCGCATCGTCAACATCACCTCGGCGGCGGTGAAGGCGCCGATCGACAGCCTGGGCCTGTCCAACGGCGCGCGCGCCGGCCTGACCGGCTTCGTCGCCGGGCTGGCGCGGCGCACGGTCGCGCACAACGTCACCCTCAACAACCTGCTGCCCGGCCAGTTCGACACCGACCGGCTGCGCGGCAACTTCGCCCATGCCGCGCAGCGCAGCGGCACCGACGTGGACACCGTGGCGGCGCAGAAGCGCCAGCAGATCCCGGCCGGGCGCTTCGGCACGGCGGAGGAATTCGGCGCGGCCTGCGCGTTCCTGTGCAGCGCGCAGGCCGGCTACGTCAGCGGGCAGAACCTGTTGCTCGACGGCGGCGCGTATCCGGGGACGTTCTGA
- a CDS encoding integrase arm-type DNA-binding domain-containing protein, with protein sequence MPLNDLLIRKAQPASKPVRLFDGGGLYLEIAPSGGKLWRWKYRFAGKEKRLALGAYPEISLAEARKRHAESRQVLKSGIDPGEQRKVQKLTRLDRADSSFGAIALELLTMRAKKNAKSTAVRNTRIVEKDLNPYIGERPITEISAPELLAVLRKMEKRGAVETAHRARGIASMVFRYSIATGRAKHNPAQDLLGALEPTQTEHFASLTEPAQVAPLLRAIWGYEGSTIVRAALKLASLLFARPGELRAARWADIDLEAREWRYIATKTGTAHIVPLSKQAIEILEELKPLTRRGEYVFPSLQGKGRPMSENTLNSAMRRMGFVKEEIGKDGKVRTSSTMTAHGFRAMARTVLDEVLGFRPDYIEHQLAHAVRDPNGRAYNRTAHLPERRKMMQAWADYLDKLRAERNLVPM encoded by the coding sequence ATGCCCCTAAATGACCTCCTCATCCGCAAGGCGCAGCCAGCCAGCAAGCCCGTACGCTTGTTCGATGGCGGGGGGCTGTATCTGGAGATCGCGCCGAGCGGGGGCAAGCTGTGGCGTTGGAAGTATCGTTTCGCCGGGAAGGAAAAGCGGCTTGCCCTTGGGGCCTATCCGGAGATCAGTCTTGCCGAAGCCCGTAAGCGTCATGCGGAGTCGCGCCAGGTACTGAAGTCCGGGATTGATCCAGGTGAGCAGCGCAAGGTCCAGAAGCTAACGCGCCTCGATCGTGCCGATAGCAGCTTTGGAGCGATCGCACTGGAGCTGTTGACCATGCGCGCCAAGAAGAATGCCAAGTCCACCGCTGTGCGCAACACACGGATCGTGGAGAAGGATCTCAACCCCTACATCGGTGAACGGCCGATCACGGAAATCTCCGCACCAGAACTGCTGGCAGTCCTGCGCAAGATGGAAAAGCGCGGTGCCGTGGAGACGGCCCATCGCGCCCGTGGCATTGCCAGCATGGTCTTTCGCTATTCGATTGCTACCGGCAGGGCGAAACATAACCCGGCTCAAGACCTGCTCGGGGCATTGGAGCCCACCCAGACCGAGCATTTCGCCAGCCTCACGGAGCCAGCACAAGTAGCGCCGCTACTTCGCGCTATCTGGGGCTACGAGGGGAGCACTATCGTTCGAGCGGCTCTCAAGCTCGCCTCGCTCCTATTTGCACGCCCGGGAGAGCTTCGTGCAGCGAGATGGGCGGACATTGACCTAGAGGCTCGCGAATGGCGATACATCGCCACGAAGACCGGAACCGCCCACATCGTTCCATTGTCGAAGCAAGCCATCGAGATTCTGGAGGAACTGAAGCCCCTGACCAGGCGTGGCGAGTACGTCTTCCCCAGTCTGCAAGGCAAAGGGCGGCCCATGAGCGAGAACACCCTCAATTCCGCCATGCGTCGCATGGGCTTCGTCAAGGAGGAAATAGGCAAGGATGGCAAGGTGCGAACGTCATCCACCATGACCGCGCATGGCTTCCGCGCGATGGCTCGCACCGTGCTCGATGAAGTGCTGGGCTTCCGGCCCGACTATATCGAGCACCAGTTGGCTCACGCTGTGCGCGATCCTAATGGGCGTGCGTACAACCGAACGGCCCACTTGCCGGAGCGCCGGAAGATGATGCAAGCATGGGCCGACTACCTCGACAAGTTGCGTGCTGAGAGAAATTTGGTGCCGATGTAG
- the bioC gene encoding malonyl-ACP O-methyltransferase BioC, with protein MDPSSFDANHIRRAFSRAAASYDAAAALQHEVEKRLLESLDYLGDRVPQVVLDVGSGPAHAAATMKKRWPRAQVIALDQALPMLQQAKRQAGWWKPFGHVCADARALPLAEHSVDVIFSNLCLQWVEDLPAVFAGFRRVLKPGGLLLCSSFGPDTLVELREAFAQADREAPHVSRFAPIAQFGDALMLSGFRDPVLDRDLFTLTYPDLAALMRELRAIGATNALHARRHTLTGRGRFAAASAAYEPLRNADGTLPSSWEVIYAHAWAPPPGAPIREGGSEIAAVPVSAIPIRRRGD; from the coding sequence ATGGATCCTTCCTCGTTCGATGCCAACCACATCCGCCGTGCGTTCTCGCGCGCCGCGGCCAGCTACGATGCCGCCGCCGCCCTGCAGCACGAGGTCGAAAAGCGTCTGCTGGAATCGCTGGACTATCTCGGCGACCGCGTGCCGCAGGTGGTGCTGGACGTGGGCAGCGGCCCGGCGCATGCCGCCGCGACGATGAAGAAGCGCTGGCCGCGCGCGCAGGTGATCGCGCTCGACCAGGCGCTGCCGATGCTGCAGCAGGCCAAGCGCCAGGCCGGCTGGTGGAAGCCGTTCGGCCACGTCTGCGCCGACGCGCGCGCGTTGCCGCTGGCCGAGCACAGCGTCGATGTGATCTTCAGCAATCTGTGCCTGCAGTGGGTCGAGGACCTGCCGGCGGTGTTCGCCGGTTTCCGCCGCGTGCTCAAGCCCGGCGGCCTGCTGCTGTGCTCCAGCTTCGGCCCGGACACGCTGGTCGAACTGCGCGAGGCCTTCGCCCAGGCCGACCGCGAGGCGCCGCACGTGAGCCGCTTCGCGCCGATCGCGCAGTTCGGCGATGCGTTGATGCTGTCCGGCTTCCGCGACCCGGTGCTGGACCGCGACCTGTTCACCCTCACCTATCCCGACCTGGCCGCGCTGATGCGCGAACTGCGCGCGATCGGCGCGACCAACGCACTGCACGCGCGCCGCCACACGCTGACCGGGCGCGGCCGTTTCGCCGCCGCCAGCGCCGCCTATGAGCCGCTGCGCAACGCCGACGGCACGCTGCCGAGCAGTTGGGAAGTGATCTATGCGCACGCCTGGGCGCCGCCGCCGGGCGCGCCGATCCGCGAGGGCGGCAGCGAGATCGCCGCGGTGCCGGTGTCGGCGATCCCGATCCGCCGCCGCGGCGATTGA
- a CDS encoding YdcF family protein, whose protein sequence is MRRRRGWLGWLARLGAVLGLWLLGVAIYIVWVGDRDQAAPADAIIVLGAAAYDAKPSPVFEERIRHGLDLYQRGYAPTLIFTGGFGGNGARFAESQVARRYALRHDVPADAILIETVSRTTRQNLLEARGLMRSHGLHRAIVVSDPLHMARALRLCRELQIDALASSTPSTRFRSFQTRWRFLLQEVYFFHRDLLVPGA, encoded by the coding sequence GTGCGGCGACGACGCGGCTGGCTCGGCTGGCTCGCTCGGCTGGGCGCGGTGCTGGGCCTGTGGCTGCTGGGTGTGGCGATCTACATCGTCTGGGTCGGCGACCGCGACCAGGCGGCGCCGGCCGACGCGATCATCGTGCTCGGCGCGGCCGCCTACGATGCCAAGCCCTCGCCGGTGTTCGAGGAACGCATCCGCCACGGCCTGGACCTGTACCAGCGCGGCTATGCGCCGACCCTGATCTTCACCGGCGGCTTCGGCGGCAACGGCGCGCGTTTCGCCGAATCGCAGGTGGCGCGCCGCTATGCGCTGCGCCACGACGTGCCGGCCGACGCGATCCTGATCGAGACCGTCTCGCGCACCACCCGCCAGAACCTGCTCGAGGCGCGCGGGCTGATGCGCAGCCACGGCCTGCACCGGGCGATCGTCGTCAGCGATCCGCTGCACATGGCGCGGGCGCTGCGCCTGTGCCGCGAGCTGCAGATCGACGCGCTGGCGTCCTCGACCCCGAGCACCCGCTTCCGCAGCTTCCAGACCCGCTGGCGCTTCCTGCTGCAGGAGGTCTACTTCTTCCACCGCGACCTGCTGGTGCCGGGCGCCTGA
- a CDS encoding preprotein translocase subunit SecD produces the protein MSPNELREMAMRLRTLGLSLALCVFGMSGCSYVPSPDGAGASADASAVKAKIEWRLASNAPSAGYTEAAYQGRPVYLAPQPLLAVDGAATVARVDGDDGKPALDLRFSGHDDRLTRATEQNIGKPIALLADGQVLTVATVMAPLPGDRLRISGLQDAQEQQRAFALLTHAPTAEGKP, from the coding sequence ATGTCGCCAAACGAACTGCGGGAGATGGCGATGCGCTTGAGAACTCTGGGACTGTCGTTGGCGTTGTGCGTGTTCGGCATGAGCGGATGCAGCTACGTCCCGTCGCCCGATGGCGCCGGCGCGAGTGCGGACGCGAGTGCGGTGAAGGCGAAGATCGAATGGCGCCTGGCCAGCAATGCGCCCAGCGCCGGCTATACCGAGGCCGCGTACCAGGGACGGCCGGTGTATCTGGCGCCGCAGCCGTTGTTGGCCGTCGATGGCGCCGCGACGGTGGCGCGCGTGGACGGCGACGATGGCAAGCCGGCACTCGATCTGCGTTTCTCGGGGCACGACGATCGCCTGACCCGGGCGACGGAGCAGAACATCGGCAAGCCGATCGCGCTGCTGGCCGACGGTCAGGTGCTCACCGTGGCGACGGTCATGGCGCCGCTCCCCGGCGACAGGCTGCGCATCAGCGGTCTGCAGGATGCGCAGGAACAGCAGCGGGCGTTCGCGCTGCTGACGCACGCGCCGACGGCAGAAGGGAAGCCGTAA
- the bioF gene encoding 8-amino-7-oxononanoate synthase, translating to MARPDLHDRIQSLRKLREAQGRIRVRRSVGRRDGVRLELDGRWLTGFCSNDYLGLAQQFEVLAALQDAAAREGVGATASHLVCGHHALHENLEREVADWLGYPRALLFGSGFLANLAVQQALLSEEEDVCVQDRLNHASLLDATRLAGCRLRRYPHLDTEGAMRQLRHAADGAAMLATDGVFSMDGDIAPLRSLTLVARMQQALMYVDDAHGIGVVGPHGRGCVAEAGLGVDDVPLQLVTLGKALGGYGALVVGDEALIRHLAETARPYLYTTALPPAQAAASLAAVKLARRDQWRRERLAETIAAFRGGARGHGLELMASDTPIQPLLCGDEASALALSAALEQAGFLVSAIRPPTVPEGKSRLRVTLSALHTPAQVQNLLDALALARDRLAAHPVGLPA from the coding sequence ATGGCCCGCCCCGATCTGCACGACCGCATCCAGTCCTTGCGCAAGCTACGCGAGGCGCAGGGCCGCATCCGCGTGCGCCGCAGCGTGGGCCGCCGCGACGGCGTGCGCCTGGAGCTGGACGGGCGCTGGCTGACCGGCTTCTGCAGCAACGACTACCTGGGCCTGGCGCAGCAGTTCGAAGTGCTCGCCGCGCTGCAGGACGCGGCCGCGCGCGAGGGCGTCGGCGCCACCGCCTCGCACCTGGTCTGCGGCCACCATGCGCTGCACGAGAACCTGGAGCGCGAGGTCGCCGACTGGCTCGGTTATCCGCGCGCGCTGCTGTTCGGCAGCGGCTTCCTCGCCAACCTGGCGGTGCAGCAGGCGCTGCTGAGCGAAGAAGAGGATGTGTGCGTGCAGGACCGGCTCAATCACGCCAGCCTGCTCGACGCCACCCGCCTGGCCGGCTGCCGCCTGCGCCGCTATCCGCACCTGGATACGGAAGGCGCGATGCGTCAGCTCAGGCACGCCGCCGACGGCGCGGCGATGCTGGCCACCGATGGCGTGTTCAGCATGGATGGCGACATCGCCCCGCTGCGCTCGCTGACCCTGGTGGCGCGCATGCAGCAGGCGCTGATGTACGTGGACGATGCGCACGGCATCGGCGTGGTCGGCCCGCATGGCCGCGGTTGCGTGGCCGAGGCCGGACTGGGCGTGGACGACGTGCCATTGCAGCTAGTGACCCTGGGCAAGGCGCTGGGCGGCTACGGCGCGCTGGTGGTCGGCGACGAGGCGCTGATCCGGCACCTGGCCGAAACCGCGCGGCCCTACCTGTACACCACCGCGCTGCCGCCGGCGCAGGCCGCCGCCTCGCTGGCTGCAGTCAAGCTGGCGCGGCGCGACCAGTGGCGGCGCGAGCGCCTGGCCGAGACGATCGCCGCGTTCCGCGGCGGCGCGCGCGGCCATGGCCTGGAACTGATGGCCTCGGACACGCCGATCCAGCCGCTGCTGTGCGGCGACGAAGCCAGCGCGCTGGCGCTGTCGGCGGCGCTGGAGCAGGCCGGCTTCCTGGTTTCGGCGATCCGCCCGCCGACCGTGCCGGAAGGCAAGTCGCGGCTGCGGGTGACGCTGTCGGCGCTGCACACGCCGGCGCAGGTGCAGAACCTGCTGGACGCGCTGGCGCTGGCGCGCGACCGCCTGGCCGCGCACCCGGTCGGCCTGCCGGCATGA
- the bioH gene encoding pimeloyl-ACP methyl ester esterase BioH, whose product MHIETLGHGPDLVLIHGWALHGGIFAPLVERLSAQCRMHLVDLPGHGHSRGDDTPLALPHVVSAIAAATPPAVWLGWSLGGLFALHAAATQPQVRGLAMLAATPRFVRGSDWPHAVEPQVFAQFGRDLAEDYRGTLDRFLALDTLGSAHARAELRTLRETLSARGEPDAQALQAGLALLERSDLRRALPGLRVPSLWISGQRDRLVSAAGMHDAAALAPQAQTLDIAGGGHAPFLGHADEVAEALRGFLAGLA is encoded by the coding sequence ATGCACATCGAAACCCTGGGGCACGGCCCCGATCTGGTCCTCATCCACGGTTGGGCGCTGCACGGCGGCATCTTCGCGCCGCTGGTCGAACGCCTGTCGGCGCAGTGCCGCATGCACCTGGTGGACCTGCCCGGGCATGGCCACAGCCGCGGTGACGACACCCCGCTGGCGCTGCCGCACGTGGTCAGCGCGATCGCCGCGGCGACGCCGCCGGCGGTGTGGCTGGGCTGGTCGCTGGGCGGGCTGTTCGCGCTGCATGCCGCGGCGACCCAGCCGCAGGTGCGCGGCCTGGCGATGCTCGCGGCGACGCCGCGGTTCGTGCGCGGCAGCGACTGGCCGCATGCGGTGGAACCGCAGGTGTTCGCCCAGTTCGGCCGCGACCTGGCCGAGGATTACCGCGGCACGCTGGACCGCTTCCTGGCGCTGGACACGCTGGGTTCGGCGCATGCGCGCGCCGAATTGCGCACCCTGCGCGAAACGCTGAGCGCGCGCGGCGAACCCGATGCGCAGGCGCTGCAGGCTGGGCTGGCGCTGCTCGAGCGCAGCGACCTGCGCCGCGCGCTGCCCGGCCTGCGCGTGCCCAGCCTGTGGATCAGCGGCCAGCGCGACCGGCTGGTCTCGGCCGCCGGCATGCACGACGCCGCGGCGCTGGCGCCGCAGGCGCAGACGCTGGACATCGCCGGCGGCGGCCATGCGCCGTTCCTCGGCCATGCCGATGAGGTCGCCGAGGCGTTGCGCGGGTTCCTTGCCGGGCTGGCATAG
- a CDS encoding MobA/MobL family protein, producing the protein MASFHHSIKSGKKGSARRHANYIERRGAQSARGDLIHASHGNMPEWAEGDPSLFWSMADRHERANGATYREHEIALPNELTVPQLIDLTERLVGNLIGTKPYQYAIHAPEGKLGGIQNPHVHLMCSDRIPDGIARLPERMFSRYNAKQPSAGGCRKDSGGKSPMELRQQVTATRKLVAETQNKVLAEYGQDARVDHRSLRDQGVQRRAERHLGQRFIEGMADAEKAQYAECRAGGAVVVAQPELLIPVAR; encoded by the coding sequence ATGGCAAGCTTCCACCACAGCATCAAGAGCGGAAAGAAGGGTAGTGCACGCAGGCACGCCAACTATATCGAGCGTCGGGGCGCGCAGAGCGCCCGAGGAGACCTGATTCACGCGAGCCACGGGAACATGCCGGAGTGGGCCGAGGGTGATCCCAGCCTATTCTGGAGCATGGCCGACCGACATGAGCGCGCCAACGGTGCGACCTACCGCGAACACGAGATCGCATTGCCGAACGAACTAACTGTGCCGCAGCTGATCGACCTCACAGAGCGGCTGGTCGGGAATCTGATTGGAACCAAACCATACCAGTATGCAATCCATGCACCTGAGGGAAAGTTAGGCGGCATCCAGAATCCTCACGTCCATCTGATGTGCTCGGACAGGATCCCGGATGGAATAGCTCGCTTACCGGAGCGGATGTTCTCGCGCTACAACGCGAAGCAACCGAGCGCGGGTGGTTGTCGTAAGGACAGTGGGGGCAAGAGCCCGATGGAGCTGAGACAGCAGGTGACGGCCACTCGCAAGCTGGTGGCAGAAACGCAGAACAAAGTGCTAGCAGAGTATGGGCAAGATGCCCGGGTTGACCACCGCAGCTTACGTGACCAAGGCGTGCAGCGGCGTGCCGAACGTCACCTTGGGCAGCGCTTCATCGAGGGCATGGCTGACGCCGAGAAGGCACAATATGCCGAGTGCCGCGCTGGCGGCGCAGTAGTGGTTGCCCAACCTGAATTGCTGATACCTGTGGCCCGGTAA
- the bioB gene encoding biotin synthase BioB: protein MSAVVRHDWQRQELLALFDLPFPQLLHRAAAVHRDHFDPAQVQVSTLLSVKTGGCPEDCAYCPQAQRYDTGVDAQKLMSTEAVLEKARQAKAAGASRFCMGAAWRSPKDRDIPKVAAMIREVKALGLETCATLGMLDGRQAQALKAAGLDYYNHNLDTAPDFYDTIIHTRQYQDRLDTLAHVRDAGMKTCCGGIVGMGESREQRAGLLQALANLPVHPDSVPINRLVQVAGTPLHGTVELDPFEFVRTIAVARIAMPQAMVRLSAGRESMSDELQALCFCAGANSIFYGEKLLTTGNPDTARDQALFARLGLTPMQVHVDADAHDHPGTVHADITAPAAAPARPAIAAALV, encoded by the coding sequence ATGTCCGCTGTCGTCCGACACGACTGGCAACGCCAGGAATTGCTCGCCCTGTTCGACCTGCCGTTCCCGCAGCTGCTGCATCGCGCCGCCGCGGTGCATCGCGACCACTTCGACCCGGCACAGGTGCAGGTCTCCACGCTGCTGTCGGTGAAGACCGGCGGTTGCCCGGAGGATTGCGCTTACTGCCCGCAGGCGCAGCGCTACGACACCGGGGTGGACGCGCAGAAGCTGATGAGCACCGAGGCGGTGCTGGAAAAGGCGCGCCAGGCCAAGGCCGCCGGCGCCTCGCGCTTCTGCATGGGCGCGGCGTGGCGCTCGCCCAAGGACCGCGACATCCCCAAGGTCGCCGCGATGATCCGCGAAGTGAAGGCGCTGGGCCTGGAGACCTGCGCCACCCTGGGCATGCTCGACGGCCGCCAGGCGCAGGCGCTGAAGGCGGCCGGGCTGGACTACTACAACCACAATCTGGACACCGCGCCGGACTTCTACGACACGATCATCCACACCCGCCAGTACCAGGACCGCCTGGACACGCTGGCCCACGTGCGCGATGCGGGCATGAAGACCTGTTGCGGCGGCATCGTCGGCATGGGCGAATCGCGCGAGCAGCGCGCCGGCCTGCTGCAGGCGCTGGCCAACCTGCCGGTGCATCCGGACTCGGTGCCGATCAACCGCCTGGTGCAGGTTGCCGGCACCCCGCTGCACGGCACCGTCGAGCTGGATCCGTTCGAGTTCGTGCGCACCATCGCCGTGGCCCGCATCGCGATGCCGCAGGCGATGGTGCGGCTGTCGGCCGGCCGCGAGAGCATGAGCGACGAGTTGCAGGCGCTGTGCTTCTGCGCCGGCGCCAACTCGATCTTCTACGGCGAGAAGCTGCTGACCACCGGCAACCCCGACACCGCGCGCGACCAGGCGCTGTTCGCGCGGCTGGGGCTGACGCCGATGCAGGTGCACGTCGATGCCGACGCGCACGACCATCCCGGCACCGTGCATGCGGACATCACCGCGCCGGCAGCGGCGCCGGCACGGCCGGCGATCGCCGCGGCACTGGTCTGA
- a CDS encoding ComF family protein — protein MDIPVNFIAGSRVDGWWRRLQRCVLPERCLVCAEPGAAGLDLCPACRDALPWNASACQACALPLPALDAAQLCGVCQRKPPPLTLVASACVYGAPVDGLLRRFKFHQDLAAGRLLAALLQARCAGLPRPQAVLPVPLHAVRLRQRGYDQALELARPLARALGLPLCDGLQRVRATAPQSELDAQARRRNLRHAFAVRTPLPTHVALIDDVMTTGATLHAAAQALRRAGVDRVDAWVVARVP, from the coding sequence ATGGATATCCCTGTCAACTTCATTGCCGGCAGCAGGGTTGACGGCTGGTGGCGGCGCTTGCAGCGCTGCGTGCTGCCCGAGCGCTGCCTGGTCTGCGCCGAACCCGGCGCCGCCGGCCTGGACCTGTGCCCGGCCTGCCGCGATGCGCTGCCCTGGAATGCCAGCGCCTGCCAGGCGTGCGCGCTGCCGCTGCCCGCGTTGGACGCCGCCCAGCTGTGCGGTGTCTGCCAGCGCAAGCCGCCGCCGCTGACCCTGGTCGCCAGCGCCTGCGTCTACGGTGCCCCGGTCGACGGGTTGCTGCGGCGCTTCAAGTTCCATCAGGATCTGGCCGCCGGGCGCCTGTTGGCGGCATTGCTGCAGGCGCGCTGCGCCGGCTTGCCGCGTCCGCAGGCGGTGCTGCCGGTGCCGCTGCATGCCGTGCGGCTGCGCCAACGCGGTTACGACCAGGCGCTGGAACTGGCGCGGCCGCTGGCGCGCGCGCTGGGCCTGCCGCTGTGCGACGGCCTGCAGCGGGTGCGCGCGACGGCGCCGCAGTCCGAACTCGATGCGCAGGCGCGGCGCCGCAACCTGCGCCATGCGTTCGCGGTGCGGACGCCGTTGCCGACGCATGTGGCGTTGATCGACGACGTGATGACCACCGGCGCCACCCTGCATGCCGCGGCACAGGCGCTGCGCCGCGCCGGCGTGGACCGGGTCGATGCGTGGGTGGTGGCGCGGGTGCCGTGA
- the ubiA gene encoding 4-hydroxybenzoate octaprenyltransferase translates to MGYERYETPAALPPRARLGQYWKLLRGDRPIGALLLLWPTWWALWLAADGVPPLWTLFVFTAGVWLTRSAGCVINDYADRWLDPQVERTRSRPLATGAVSGREALAVFALLMIVAFALVLTMNALTIGLSVVGLFLAASYPYLKRYTYLPQVYLGMAFGWGIPMAFAAIRGEVPALGWLLYAANILWATAYDTWYAMVDREDDLRAGSRSTAILFGDLDLIAQGILYALMFVALAFVGTRGALGIWYWSGLGVAALLVAHEFRIARSRERAPCFRAFLHNNWVGLAIFVGIAAALALRAG, encoded by the coding sequence ATGGGTTACGAACGCTACGAAACGCCCGCCGCGCTGCCGCCGCGCGCGCGCCTGGGCCAGTACTGGAAACTGCTGCGCGGCGACCGTCCGATCGGCGCGCTGCTGCTGCTGTGGCCGACCTGGTGGGCGCTGTGGCTGGCCGCCGACGGGGTGCCGCCGCTGTGGACGCTGTTCGTGTTCACCGCCGGGGTCTGGCTGACCCGCTCGGCCGGCTGCGTCATCAACGACTACGCCGATCGCTGGCTGGACCCGCAGGTCGAGCGCACCCGCAGCCGGCCGCTGGCCACCGGCGCGGTCAGCGGCCGCGAGGCGCTGGCAGTGTTCGCCCTGCTGATGATCGTGGCCTTCGCGCTGGTGCTGACGATGAACGCGCTGACCATCGGCCTGAGCGTGGTCGGGCTGTTCCTGGCCGCCAGCTATCCCTATCTGAAGCGCTACACCTACCTGCCGCAGGTCTATCTGGGCATGGCCTTCGGCTGGGGCATCCCGATGGCGTTCGCGGCGATCCGCGGCGAGGTGCCGGCGCTGGGCTGGCTGCTGTACGCGGCCAACATCCTGTGGGCCACCGCCTACGACACCTGGTACGCGATGGTGGACCGCGAGGACGACCTGCGCGCCGGCTCCAGGTCCACCGCGATCCTGTTCGGCGACCTGGACCTGATCGCGCAGGGCATCCTGTACGCGCTGATGTTCGTCGCGCTGGCCTTCGTCGGCACCCGCGGCGCGCTGGGAATCTGGTACTGGTCGGGGCTGGGCGTGGCCGCGCTGCTGGTCGCCCACGAATTCCGCATCGCCCGCAGCCGCGAACGTGCGCCCTGCTTCCGCGCCTTCCTGCACAACAACTGGGTCGGCCTGGCGATCTTCGTCGGCATCGCCGCGGCCCTGGCGCTGCGCGCAGGGTAG
- a CDS encoding nuclear transport factor 2 family protein, with protein sequence MKIDGTREQDRAIELVLSYYDAFNRGDWAAMLDKLTDDVAHDLNQGAREIGKDTFAAFLQRMNASYREQLRDIVVLGGQDGCRAAAEYVVHGEYHHTDEGLPPARGQTYVLPGGAFFDIRDGKIARVSNYYNLQDWIDQVSV encoded by the coding sequence ATGAAGATCGACGGAACCCGCGAGCAGGACCGCGCCATCGAACTGGTGCTGTCCTATTACGACGCGTTCAACCGCGGCGACTGGGCGGCGATGCTCGACAAGCTGACCGACGACGTGGCGCATGACCTCAACCAGGGCGCGCGCGAGATCGGCAAGGACACCTTCGCCGCGTTCCTGCAGCGGATGAACGCCAGCTACCGCGAACAGCTGCGCGACATCGTGGTGCTGGGCGGGCAGGACGGCTGCCGCGCCGCTGCCGAGTACGTGGTGCACGGCGAATACCATCACACCGACGAAGGCCTGCCGCCAGCGCGCGGGCAGACCTACGTGCTGCCGGGCGGGGCGTTCTTCGACATCCGCGACGGCAAGATCGCCCGGGTCAGCAATTACTACAACCTGCAGGACTGGATCGACCAGGTGTCGGTCTGA